CTCACCGCCTTCATGAGCATGAACCCGGACCGCCACAAACAGTCCTTGCGCCACATCTACGACCACCTGGAAGCGGGCCGCACCGAAGAGGCCGGCGTGATCCAGGCCTTCTACGAGGAATACCTCGCGGTCAACGACCTGCCCGCCGAGTTCTACCTGGAGACGGTGGAGAAAGTGTTCCAGACCTACGACCTGCCGCGCGGCGTGCTCACCTGGAACGGCCGCACCGTGAACCCGGGCGCCATCCGCCGCACCGCGCTCATGACCGTGGAAGGCGAGCGCGACGACATCTGCTCGGTCGGCCAGACCGTGGCCGCGCTGGACCTGTGCAGCAGCGTGCGCCCTTACCTCAAGACACACCACGTGCAGACCGGCGTGGGCCACTACGGCGTGTTCAGTGGAAGGCGCTGGAACCAGCAGATCTATCCCAGGGTGCGCGAGATGATCCACAGCATGTCTTGACCCTTCTGGGCCAACGCCCTTTCGGGCGAAATATGAAACGCATACAATTCATATACGTTTCATATAAAGTCAATCCATGGGCATCGTCAAGATTTCGGACCTCATGCACGAAAACCTGCGGGTAGCGGGCAACGCGCTCAGCCGCTCCATCAATGCGCAGGCCGAGCACTGGATGCGGGTGGGCATGCTGGCCGAGATGCACCCGGCGCTCAACCTCCACGAGATCAGCCAGATGCTGGTGCGGGCCGAGCTCGACGGCGGCCTGGACATTGCCGTGGCGCTGAACGCGGCGGCCGCCCCGCCGCGCGCGGCCTCGGGAGGGAAGCGCTGATGGCGCGCGGCATCACCCTCAAGACGGCCGAAGACCTGGCAAAGTCCCGGCGCGCGGCCCAGCTCGCCGCCGAGGTGCTCGCCATGATCGAACCGCACGTGCTGCCCGGGGTCAGCACCGAAGCGCTGGACCGCCTGTGCCATGACCACATCGTGAAGGTGCAGAGCGCCATACCTGCCAACGTCGGCTACCAGGGCTATCCCAAGACCATCCTCACTTCGGTCAACCACGTGGTGTGCCACGGCATCCCCTCTCCCGAAAAGATCCTGAAGAAGGGCGACATCGTGAACATCGATGTCGCCGTCATCCAGGACGGCTGGTTCGGCGACACCAGCCGCATGTTCTGCGTCGGCACGCCCTCCCCGCTGGCCCGCCGGCTGGTGGAGACCACCTATGAAGCCATGGTGGCCGGCATCCACCAGGTGCGGCCTGGCGCGACGCTGGGCGACATCGGCCATGCGATCCAGTCGGTCGCGCACCGCGAACACTTTTCGGTCGTGCGCGAGTACTGCGGGCACGGCATCGGCCGCGTGTACCACGAAGACCCGAACGTGCTGCACTATGGCCGGCGCGGTGAAGGCATGGCCCTGGTGCCGGGCATGGTGTTCACCATCGAGCCCATGCTCAACGCCGGCAAGCGCGAAACGCGCCTGTTGGCCGACGGCTGGACCGTCGTCACCCGGGACCGCTCGCTGTCCGCGCAATGGGAGCACATGGTGGCCGTCACGCCCACCGGCTACGAGGTGCTGACCACCTGGCCCGGCGGCACCGGGGCCTACGCGCCGATCTGACGCCTCCCCGCGCCCCAAGCAAAACGCCCCGGCAGGCGGGGCGTTGGACGGACCTGGCCGAGGCTCAGGGGAAGTTCGGCTCGCTCTTGCCGGTTTCCTCTTCCGGCCAGTCGCGGATGTAGGCCTTGAGCATCTTGTTCTCGAAGTTCTGGCTGTCCACCACGGCCTTGGCCACGTCGTAGAAGCTGATCACGCCCATGAGCATCTTGTTGTCCATCACCGGCATGTAGCGGGTATGGCGCTCCAGCATCATGGGGCGCACCTGCTCCAGCTCGGTCTCGGGGGTGCAGGTCATGGGGTGGTCGTCCATCACGCTGCGCACGCTCTTGCCGCCCAGCGAGCCGCCGTTCTGCGCCAGGGTGTGGATGACCTCGCGGAAGGTGAGCATGCCCACCAGTTCGCCGTGGTCCATCACGGCGAGCGAGCCAATGTCGAACTGCGACATGGTTTCGATCGCGCGCTCCAGGGATTCCTGGGGTTGGATGGTGTAAAGGGTGCCGCCCTTCAAACGCATGATGTCGCTGACTTTCATGGCCGTTCTCCTCAGTGTCTGTCTGTCTCCAGCGGGGCTGGCGTTCGTGCAATATAGCCCACAATCGCGGGAGTTGGTCCCCCCGCGCTCCACCGCTGCGCGGGTCGCTGCCCCCAGGGGCTGACCCGCCTTGGGGCGGCCCGGCGGCGAGTCGTTTTGGTCCCCGCGCCGACGGCGCGTCGGTTCAGAACCTTTTTCGAGGAGAGACACCCCATGCCCGGCTATTCCGACCCCGGTTTCGACACGCTGGCCCTGCACGCTGGCGCCGCGCCCGACCCCGCCACCGGCGCGCGCGCCGTGCCGATCCACCTCACGACCTCGTTCGTCTTCGAGTCCAGCGACCACGCTGCCGCCCTGTTCAACCTGGAGCGCGCGGGCCACGTCTACAGCCGCATCAGCAACCCCACCAACGCGGTGTTCGAGCAGCGCATGGCCGCGCTGGAAGGCGGCATCGGCGCCATCGCCACGGCCAGCGGCCAGGCCGCGCTGCACCTCTCGGTGGCCACGCTCATGGGCACGGGCGCGCACATCGTCGCCAGCACCGCGCTCTACGGCGGCAGCCAGAACCTGCTGCACTACACGATGCGCCGCTTCGGCATCGAGACCACCTTCGTCAAACCCGGCGATATCGACGGCTGGCGCGCCGCGGTGCGGCCGAACACCAAACTGTTCTTCGGTGAGACCGTCGGCAACCCGGGCCTGGACGTGCTGGACATTCCCACCATCGCCCAGATCGCGCACGAGTCCGGCGCGCCCCTGCTGGTGGACTCCACGCTCACCACGCCCTACCTCATCAAACCCTTCGAGCTCGGTGCCGACATCGTCTACCACTCGGCCACCAAGTTCCTGAGCGGCCACGGCACGGTCATCGGCGGCGTGGTGGTCGACGCGGGCAGTTTCGACTGGGAGCGCGCCGGCAAATTCCCCGAACTCACCGAAGCCTACGAGGGCTTTCACAACATGGTGTTCAGCGAAGAGAGCACGGTGGGCGCGTTCCTGCTGCGCGCGCGCCGCGAAGGCCTGCGCGACTTCGGCGCCTGCATGAGTCCGCACAGCGCCTGGCTGATCCTGCAGGGCATCGAGACGCTGTCCCTGCGCATGGACCGCCACATGGCCAACACCGAGAAAGTGGTGCAATTCCTCGCCAGCCACCCGATGGTGGGCCGCGTGGGCCACCCGCTGCTGGACACGCACCCCAGCCACGCGCTGGCCGAGAAGCTGCTGCGCTTTGGCGCCCGGGGCGCGGGCTCGGTGTTCAGCTTCGACATCCGGGGCAGCCGCGCGCAGGGCAAGGCCTTCATCGAAGCACTCAAGGTCTTCAGCCACCTGGCCAACGTGGGCGACTGCCGCTCCCTGGTGATCCACCCCGCCAGCACCACACACTTCCGCATGAGCGACGAGGCGCTGGCGGCAGGTGGTATCGGGCCGGGGACCATTCGCTTGTCGATCGGCCTGGAAGACGCGGACGACTTGATCGACGACTTGAAACGCGCCTTGAAGGCCGCCGAGAAAGCGGGGGCCTGACCATGTTCCTTCAAGTCAATGGCGCCCCCACCTATTGCTACACCGGCGGCAAGCCCTTCGACGCCGCCAAGCCCACCGTGGTCTTCATCCACGGCGTGCTCAACGACCACAGCGTCTGGATCCTGCAAAGCCGCTACCTCGCGCACCACGGCTGGAACGTGCTGGCGCTCGACCTGCCCGGCCACTGCAAGAGCGAAGGCGAAGCGCCCGCCTCGGTGGAAGCCGCGGCCGACTTCATCGCCGCGCTGCTCGATGCCGCGGGCGTGCGCACGGCCGCGCTGGTCGGCCACAGCTGGGGCTCGTTGATCGCGCTCGAAGCGGCGGCACGCCTGAAAGAGCGCGTGAGCCACCTGGTGCTGGTGGGCACGGCCTACCCCATGAAGGTCTCGCCCGCGCTGATCGACGCCGCGCTCCACGCACCCGAAAAGGGTTTGCAGATGATCAATGTGTTCTCGCGCAGCACACTGGCCGCGCCACCCTCGGCGCTGGGCCCGGGCACCTGGGTGTACGGGTCGAGCCTGGCCCTGGGCCGCCGCGTGCTGCGCAGCAATGCCCAGGTCAACGTGTTCCACCGTGGCTTCGTGGCCTGCGACAGCTACACCGGTGGCGAGGCCGCCATCGCGGCCATCACCTGCCCGGTGCTGTTCCTGCTCGGCGGGCTGGACCAGATGACGCAGGCCAAGGCGGCGCAGCCGCTCATCCAGGCGGCACAGGCCAGCGGCAAGGCGGTGAGCACGGTCACGCTGCCGGTCGGCCACCACCAGATGACCGAGACGCCCGACGCCACGCTGTTCGCGATCCGCGATTTCCTGGCCTGTTAGACCACGCACCATGAGCCTCTTGCGCGACGCGATCACCCCACCCATGAGCGCGGCGCGCGCGCAGGCGATTGCCCAGAGCTTCGACCTGCGCGCCCTGCCTGCCGATTTCCTCGCCAACCCCTACCCGGTCTACGCCGCGCTGCGCGAGGCGCAACCGGTGCGGTGCATGCCCGATGGCTCGGTGTTCCTCACGCGCTCTTCCGACCTGGTGGCGGTGTACCGCGACGCGCAGTCCTTCAGCTCGGACAAGCACGTCGAGTTCGCGCCGAAATACGGCGAAGGCTCGCCCCTGTTCGAGCACCACACCACCAGCCTGGTGTTCAACGACCCGCCCTTGCACACGCGGGTGCGTGGACTCATCATGGGCGCGCTCACGCGCCGCGCCATCGCCGCGATGGAGCCGGGCCTGACCATGCTGGTGGACGGCCTGCTCGACGAGATGGACGCGCGCGGCGGCGGCGACCTGATCGAGGACTTCGCCTCGGCCATTCCCGTGGAGATCATCGGCAACCTGCTCAACGTGCCGCACGCAGACCGGGGCCCGCTGCGCGCCTGGTCGCTCGCCATCCTGGGCGCCCTGGAACCCACGCTCACAGCGCAACAGCAGGCCGATGGCAATCAGGCCGTGAGCGAGATGACCGCTTACCTGCGCACCCTGGTGGCCGAGCGCCGCCGACGCCCCGGCGACCCCGAGCACGACGTGCTCACGCGGCTGATCCAGGGTGAGGCCGGTGGCGAGCAACTCCGCGAGGTGGAGCTGCTGCAGAACTGCATCTTCCTGCTCAACGCGGGGCACGAGACCACCACCAACCTGATCGGCAACGGGTTGATCCTGCTGCAGGAATTCCCCGAGGCGCGTGCCGGCTTGCTGCACGCCCTGCGGGAAACCGCGGGCGATGCGGCCGCGCAAGAAGCCGTGCTGGGCCGTGCGGTGGACGAGTTCCTGCGCTTCGAATCTTCCAACCAGTTGGGCAACCGGCGCGCCGTGAAAGACACGCAGGTCGGCGGCGTGGACCTGCCAGCCGGCACGCTGGTCACACTGTGCATCGGCGCGGCCAACCGCGACCCGGCGCAGTTTGCCGAACCCGACGTGTTGAACCTTGCGCGCGAAGGCAACAAGCACCTGGCGTTCGGTTTCGGCATCCACCAGTGCGCGGGCCTGAGCCTGGCGCGACTCGAAGGGCGCATTGCGATCGGGCGCTTCCTGCAGCGCTTTCCCCACTTCCGTCTCAGCGATGCGCCCACGCGCGGCGGACGGGCGCGGTTCCGGGGATTCCTGCGGGCCCCTTTCCTTCTGGTCTGAAGCGCGCGACCTCGCGCGGAACCCGGAGATATGGCCCGGTACTGAGCAGCGTCAGAGCGCCTTCGCGCTCAGGAACTGAACCATGGACCTGCGCCACCTCCTCAACCCATCGAAGTCCAAGCCTCTACAAACCTCTGTTCAGAATCCAACCACCGAGCCAGCACCTACCCCCGTCGAGTCGCCGCTCACCATTGCGGATCGGGTGGGCAGGGAAGCCAAAAAATTCGAAGGCCTTTGGAAGCGCACCACGCTGGACAGCTTCGAGGCCACGCCCAAGTGGCTGAAGCCGTCCCAGCGAGCTCGCTTGCGCAAGATCGACAGGAACGCAGGTGCCGAACTCTTCCTATCCAGCGACGGGCTGCCGCGCAAGGAACAAGCAGGCGATCTATCGCTCGCTGGCGTCTCGGCGGGCACCAAACGGGGAACAGACGAAGTTCGTGGCAAAGACGATGACGAGGAACATCCTTCGAAGCGGTTCAAGCCCATTGAACAGCCGCGGACCGGCCTGTCTGCGGTCGCGCCGCCGCCACTGGCAATACCACCGGCCTCGGTAGTGTTCACCATTGCGCCCACCCGACAAGGCCGTGCGAAGAGCGGTGTCTCATCAACCTCGCGGAGGTGCGCGCGGTGCTGGGCAACCCAGGTGCATTGACCCTGGAAGCGATTCGCATGGCCTACAGCAGGGCGCAAAGCAAGACCATCGCCAGCAACAACACCGTGTCCACGGCCATCCTCGATTTGCTGGAGATGGCCGGGCAACACCGATCTGGCCCACCCATCCACAAACGGACGGACCTAGATCCAGCAACCTGAGCCCGGCGACGCTCCGCACGGCGGCTCCTGTTGCGACCGCGATACCTGTTCGAACCGAACGCCTTCACCGGACCCTCCCATGAAAATCAGCGACCTTGTCCATCCCACCAACCAGCCGACCACGCAACACCATGCAAACGGCTCGCCCGCGTCAACGCCAAAGTCAACGCCAGTCACCACCCATTCGCCCATCGCAGAAACTTTGGCGCCGGGTGCGGCTCCGGGCTTGCCGATTCCCACCCACCGGCTTCAACAACGGCTCGAGTCGCAACTTTCCGTGCCCGCCTTCTATACGATACCGCCCACAGAAGCTCCGCCCCGGTCGCAGCAGCCTCCTGTCGAGATCGCCACGGCGCGCTCCGCCGTCATCACCCTCCCGACGACGATCGGGCCGATCCCTCTGCGGATGATCCCGGCCGAGCTAGCGGAGCGGGTTCGGGCAACTGCCGCCGACTTCCACAAGTTGTGGCTGAACGGGGAATGGGCCGCGGCTCACGAGCAACTGCGGTTGCTGGGAAAGACATACCCGAAGTGCGGCCCCATAGAGCTGTTGCCCGAACTGAGCGAGGCGAACAAGGCCATCGGCAAGCTCAAAACCGTTGTCGGCTGCTTCCTCAGGGGAAGCGGCCATTACCACTGCAACAGCACCCCAGCCTCGGCGTGGAAGCGCGTGCTGCGTTACCAGACGGCTTCAGGTCAGGATGCCTCCAGCATGGACAACGTCGTCACGAACGACGCCATGCGTCAAGCCACCCCACAGACCATGCCTGCGGCCATCAAAGGGACGATGGTGCATCTCAGTTGGTTGTTGCCCGACTGGAAGCTCATGGGAGGCACCACCCAGCAGCATGAAAAACGCATCGCAAAGGCCCTGGGCCTGCTGTTCAAACGCCTGGATGAGATACACAAGGAGTGGCAGCGGAGTTCGCCACCCGACGAGCTTCTTCCTCACGTACTGAACGCCGTCAAACCCGGCTATTGCTCTCCTCAATTGCGCGCCACCCTGAAATCGTTCAGCGATGTCCCGGACTGGCTGAAAGAACCATTGCACCTGCATTTGGACAGCATCGCCAAAGACAAGGGCGCAGAGCTCTTCCCACCGAACGAATTGCCACAAGTTCATCACGCCATCGAATCACCAGCCCGGGTCATTCAGGGCGTCAACGCGACGCCGAACGGCGGTGGAACGAAGCGCTCGCACGACGAGATGCGCCGCGACAGCGCCAGCGACGAACCCGCGCCGCAGTACATGCGGTCAGATGCACCGCCACACATGCCGCCAGGGCACGGACCGCGCAGTGCATTCACACGGCCGCGCCCCCTGGCTTCCACGCCATTCGTCATTCCAGGTATTGAGACCAGGAACGCCCCGCCCGAATCCCCGACGCGGAGCCTGCTGAAGGCCATCGAATCGCAGCAGATCGCGGCGGTCGAACTCGCGTTGATGCAGCCGGGCGCGTGGACCAACCGGGCACTGGCGCTTGCGCAATCGATGGCCGGGTCCCGCAACAACAACATGGCCTACACCATTCTCCAGTCGCTCACCAACGCGACGCCAGCGGCAGGGGCGGTCAGCGAAGAGGCCGATCCGCGCAATCAAGACACCTGACGCCCTCGCAACCCCTCTCGTTTCGCCACAGCTTCGACCATTCGGCGTTCACCACATGAGTGAAATCACGAATACCCCACCCAGACCGATGCCGCCGGCCGCTTCATCGGAACAGCGTCAGGCGTCGGCGTCGACCAGCAACACCACAAGCTTCTCCGCCACGCCCACGCCTCTGCCCACGCTGCCAGCCACACCGCTGGCCAGCTCCCCAAAGCCCGGCGGGGACATGGTGTCTCCCGGCATCTCCCCCCATCTCGCGCCACTGACCGTCGCCCAGCAGATGTTCACCATTCCCGGCGCCGTGCACGCCATCATCATGACGGAAGAACCGCCCTCTTTGCTGCCGGGCGTCACCAACATGGCCACACCGCTTGCCGCCGAGGTGCTTGCGCCTCCACAGGCGCTCGCGCAAAACATGGTGAGCGACACAGTGCGTGTAGACAAAAAGCGGCCGCCAGAAGGTGCGCCGGACGCCTCCGACGCGCAGGCTCACCGAGACAAGCGCTCGCGGCTCGACAAGACCGCATCGAATGGAGACGAGCATTCCACTTGAGCGTCAGTCCATCCACCGCCCGCCCTGCTCGCTGGAAAGGGTTGCCACCCCCAACGCCTGCGCCACGGACATATCCATCCACCGGCTCTCGGTCCAGAAG
The sequence above is a segment of the Hydrogenophaga sp. BPS33 genome. Coding sequences within it:
- a CDS encoding CBS domain-containing protein, coding for MKVSDIMRLKGGTLYTIQPQESLERAIETMSQFDIGSLAVMDHGELVGMLTFREVIHTLAQNGGSLGGKSVRSVMDDHPMTCTPETELEQVRPMMLERHTRYMPVMDNKMLMGVISFYDVAKAVVDSQNFENKMLKAYIRDWPEEETGKSEPNFP
- a CDS encoding O-acetylhomoserine aminocarboxypropyltransferase; the protein is MPGYSDPGFDTLALHAGAAPDPATGARAVPIHLTTSFVFESSDHAAALFNLERAGHVYSRISNPTNAVFEQRMAALEGGIGAIATASGQAALHLSVATLMGTGAHIVASTALYGGSQNLLHYTMRRFGIETTFVKPGDIDGWRAAVRPNTKLFFGETVGNPGLDVLDIPTIAQIAHESGAPLLVDSTLTTPYLIKPFELGADIVYHSATKFLSGHGTVIGGVVVDAGSFDWERAGKFPELTEAYEGFHNMVFSEESTVGAFLLRARREGLRDFGACMSPHSAWLILQGIETLSLRMDRHMANTEKVVQFLASHPMVGRVGHPLLDTHPSHALAEKLLRFGARGAGSVFSFDIRGSRAQGKAFIEALKVFSHLANVGDCRSLVIHPASTTHFRMSDEALAAGGIGPGTIRLSIGLEDADDLIDDLKRALKAAEKAGA
- a CDS encoding alpha/beta fold hydrolase — protein: MFLQVNGAPTYCYTGGKPFDAAKPTVVFIHGVLNDHSVWILQSRYLAHHGWNVLALDLPGHCKSEGEAPASVEAAADFIAALLDAAGVRTAALVGHSWGSLIALEAAARLKERVSHLVLVGTAYPMKVSPALIDAALHAPEKGLQMINVFSRSTLAAPPSALGPGTWVYGSSLALGRRVLRSNAQVNVFHRGFVACDSYTGGEAAIAAITCPVLFLLGGLDQMTQAKAAQPLIQAAQASGKAVSTVTLPVGHHQMTETPDATLFAIRDFLAC
- a CDS encoding cytochrome P450, whose amino-acid sequence is MSLLRDAITPPMSAARAQAIAQSFDLRALPADFLANPYPVYAALREAQPVRCMPDGSVFLTRSSDLVAVYRDAQSFSSDKHVEFAPKYGEGSPLFEHHTTSLVFNDPPLHTRVRGLIMGALTRRAIAAMEPGLTMLVDGLLDEMDARGGGDLIEDFASAIPVEIIGNLLNVPHADRGPLRAWSLAILGALEPTLTAQQQADGNQAVSEMTAYLRTLVAERRRRPGDPEHDVLTRLIQGEAGGEQLREVELLQNCIFLLNAGHETTTNLIGNGLILLQEFPEARAGLLHALRETAGDAAAQEAVLGRAVDEFLRFESSNQLGNRRAVKDTQVGGVDLPAGTLVTLCIGAANRDPAQFAEPDVLNLAREGNKHLAFGFGIHQCAGLSLARLEGRIAIGRFLQRFPHFRLSDAPTRGGRARFRGFLRAPFLLV
- the map gene encoding type I methionyl aminopeptidase — encoded protein: MARGITLKTAEDLAKSRRAAQLAAEVLAMIEPHVLPGVSTEALDRLCHDHIVKVQSAIPANVGYQGYPKTILTSVNHVVCHGIPSPEKILKKGDIVNIDVAVIQDGWFGDTSRMFCVGTPSPLARRLVETTYEAMVAGIHQVRPGATLGDIGHAIQSVAHREHFSVVREYCGHGIGRVYHEDPNVLHYGRRGEGMALVPGMVFTIEPMLNAGKRETRLLADGWTVVTRDRSLSAQWEHMVAVTPTGYEVLTTWPGGTGAYAPI
- a CDS encoding ParD-like family protein, producing the protein MGIVKISDLMHENLRVAGNALSRSINAQAEHWMRVGMLAEMHPALNLHEISQMLVRAELDGGLDIAVALNAAAAPPRAASGGKR